The Gasterosteus aculeatus chromosome 8, fGasAcu3.hap1.1, whole genome shotgun sequence genome has a window encoding:
- the lrrc41 gene encoding uncharacterized protein lrrc41 isoform X1 — MAISAKEAALSLKNICFQGVRKHFAAVGVEAVLGLPTPLIRDLLPHLTVCQLDELQPALNQRGLSTHPGWISVLQDMCGPNHVTDFDTEEEAKHEVMRMLFTLVFYGFTNPFVKRNIANLNTPSFLWAAAKCIKHFLLTTPVESLTAERRPLLNLLEKRIWSVGVSQSIDISKRRTQTALYVLHRLLDHGVAKKIVVHVQCPIVLAWILHGRGSQYVNPDLKELLESKKASCVSQTASASADGAGGGSGLGTGAPEEQVTPCKRSKLDSAEESGRSHFTLDPQVLCRTFTPRDGPSAGACPWGRIDCLDIRQCGSDSLRVLNSALPTFFCLRSLTLHSFLTFRDSDVLSLAKALKQLSDSSHSSLADLSVSVLPCTWLVEVLLDASPNLTSLTAEIQTLMWGQRLLPQRPRAAGSGISGAEKAERLPLEKLDIKVAELQTDLRFVTSVLRRCPQFTSLRLAGIRLPSGSSLSQLFTTLSESNPLLRSLNLEDLKLSDCLPEILNLLTDCKLEELRFNDCRLLEQWSNKEESLQRLVEALKAVPSLHALSLAQNRLAKNVCVLAELFSGPAPGSVKRLDVSSNFIQPAELLEFAKRLRTHRPPHRLTLDLRVNPGDRDPDTWNAALKRLRPFCVLLVKGWSSTDTMADHISNM; from the exons ATGGCCATCAGTGCGAAGGAGGCAGCCTTGAGTCTGAAGAATATATGTTTCCAAGGTGTCAGGAAACATTTCGCCGCTGTGGGCGTCGAGGCTGTTCTCG GTCTTCCAACGCCTCTCATTAGGGACCTCCTCCCTCATCTGACAGTATGTCAGCTGGATGAGCTCCAGCCTGCCCTCAACCAGAGAG GGTTGTCAACTCACCCCGGGTGGATTAGCGTCCTACAGGACATGTGTGGACCTAACCAC GTAACGGACTttgacacagaagaggaggccAAACACGAAGTAATGAGGATGCTTTTCACTCTCGTGTTCTACGGCTTCACCAACCCCTTCGTCAAAAGGAACATTGCCAATTTGAACACGCCGTCCTTCCTGTGGGCGGCAGCGAAATGCATCAAACATTTTCTGCTCACTACGCCAGTTGAGAGTTTAACCGCCGAGCGGCGACCTCTCCTGAACCTCCTAGAGAAGCGTATCTGGAGCGTTGGCGTGTCTCAGAGCATCGACATATCAAAGAGGAGAACCCAAACTGCGTTGTACGTCCTCCATCGCTTGCTGGACCACGGGGTGGCCAAGAAAATTGTGGTTCATGTGCAGTGTCCCATAGTGCTGGCCTGGATCCTGCACGGCAGGGGATCTCAGTATGTAAATCCGGATCTCAAGGAGCTACTGGAGAGCAAAAAGGCGAGCTGTGTGTCACAAACCGCTTCAGCCAGTGCAGACGGGGCCGGCGGCGGTTCCGGCCTTGGGACCGGGGCGCCGGAGGAACAAGTCACCCCCTGCAAACGCTCCAAGTTGGACTCTGCGGAGGAATCCGGGAGATCACACTTTACGTTGGACCCGCAGGTTCTCTGTCGGACCTTCACTCCGCGGGACGGCCCCTCGGCGGGGGCGTGTCCATGGGGGCGGATCGATTGTCTGGACATCAGGCAGTGTGGGTCCGACTCCCTCAGAGTGCTGAACTCGGCTCTGCCCACATTCTTCTGCCTTCGCTCTCTGACTCTCCACAGCTTCT TGACCTTCAGAGACTCGGATGTGTTGTCGTTGGCCAAAGCCCTGAAGCAGCTGTCGGACAGCTCCCACAGCTCTCTGGCCGACCTGAGCGTCAGCGTCCTGCCGTGCACGTGGCTCGTGGAGGTCCTGCTGGATGCGAGCCCCAACCTCACCTCCCTGACCGCCGAGATCCAGACTCTGATGTGGGGGCAGCGCCTCCTACCGCAGCGCCCAAGAGCCGCGGGGTCGGGCATCTCAGGTGCTGAGAAAG CAGAGCGGCTGCCCCTGGAGAAGCTGGACATCAAAGTGGCCGAGCTGCAGACAGATCTGCGCTTCGTCACGTCCGTGCTGAGACGCTGTCCACAGTTCACCTCGCTTCGCCTCGCCGGGATCCGATTACCAAGCGGCTCCTCTCTAAGCCAACTCTTTACCACTCTCTCAG AGTCCAATCCCCTCTTGAGGAGTCTCAACTTGGAGGACCTGAAgctgtctgattgtctccctgAGATCCTGAATCTATTGACAGACTGCAAGTTGGAAG AGCTGCGCTTTAATGACTGCCGCCTCCTGGAGCAGTGGAGCAACAAGGAGGAGAGCCTCCAGCGGCTGGTGGAGGCTCTGAAGGCGGTGCCCTCCCTCCACGCGCTCAGCCTGGCTCAGAATCGTCTGG CCAAGAACGTGTGTGTGCTGGCCGAGCTGTTTTCAGGACCGGCGCCGGGCTCCGTGAAGCGGCTGGACGTCAG TTCCAACTTCATCCAGCCTGCCGAGCTGCTGGAGTTTGCCAAGAGATTGAGGACCCATCGTCCACCACACCGGCTGACCCTTGACCTCAGGGTAAACCCAGGGGACCGAGACCCCGACACGTGGAACGCCGCCCTGAAGAGGCTTCGTCCGTTCTGTGTTCTACTGGTTAAAGGATGGAGCTCCACTGACACGATGGCTGACCACATCAGCAATATGTGA
- the lrrc41 gene encoding uncharacterized protein lrrc41 isoform X2, translated as MAISAKEAALSLKNICFQGVRKHFAAVGVEAVLGLPTPLIRDLLPHLTVCQLDELQPALNQRGLSTHPGWISVLQDMCGPNHVTDFDTEEEAKHEVMRMLFTLVFYGFTNPFVKRNIANLNTPSFLWAAAKCIKHFLLTTPVESLTAERRPLLNLLEKRIWSVGVSQSIDISKRRTQTALYVLHRLLDHGVAKKIVVHVQCPIVLAWILHGRGSQYVNPDLKELLESKKASCVSQTASASADGAGGGSGLGTGAPEEQVTPCKRSKLDSAEESGRSHFTLDPQVLCRTFTPRDGPSAGACPWGRIDCLDIRQCGSDSLRVLNSALPTFFCLRSLTLHSFLTFRDSDVLSLAKALKQLSDSSHSSLADLSVSVLPCTWLVEVLLDASPNLTSLTAEIQTLMWGQRLLPQRPRAAGSGISAERLPLEKLDIKVAELQTDLRFVTSVLRRCPQFTSLRLAGIRLPSGSSLSQLFTTLSESNPLLRSLNLEDLKLSDCLPEILNLLTDCKLEELRFNDCRLLEQWSNKEESLQRLVEALKAVPSLHALSLAQNRLAKNVCVLAELFSGPAPGSVKRLDVSSNFIQPAELLEFAKRLRTHRPPHRLTLDLRVNPGDRDPDTWNAALKRLRPFCVLLVKGWSSTDTMADHISNM; from the exons ATGGCCATCAGTGCGAAGGAGGCAGCCTTGAGTCTGAAGAATATATGTTTCCAAGGTGTCAGGAAACATTTCGCCGCTGTGGGCGTCGAGGCTGTTCTCG GTCTTCCAACGCCTCTCATTAGGGACCTCCTCCCTCATCTGACAGTATGTCAGCTGGATGAGCTCCAGCCTGCCCTCAACCAGAGAG GGTTGTCAACTCACCCCGGGTGGATTAGCGTCCTACAGGACATGTGTGGACCTAACCAC GTAACGGACTttgacacagaagaggaggccAAACACGAAGTAATGAGGATGCTTTTCACTCTCGTGTTCTACGGCTTCACCAACCCCTTCGTCAAAAGGAACATTGCCAATTTGAACACGCCGTCCTTCCTGTGGGCGGCAGCGAAATGCATCAAACATTTTCTGCTCACTACGCCAGTTGAGAGTTTAACCGCCGAGCGGCGACCTCTCCTGAACCTCCTAGAGAAGCGTATCTGGAGCGTTGGCGTGTCTCAGAGCATCGACATATCAAAGAGGAGAACCCAAACTGCGTTGTACGTCCTCCATCGCTTGCTGGACCACGGGGTGGCCAAGAAAATTGTGGTTCATGTGCAGTGTCCCATAGTGCTGGCCTGGATCCTGCACGGCAGGGGATCTCAGTATGTAAATCCGGATCTCAAGGAGCTACTGGAGAGCAAAAAGGCGAGCTGTGTGTCACAAACCGCTTCAGCCAGTGCAGACGGGGCCGGCGGCGGTTCCGGCCTTGGGACCGGGGCGCCGGAGGAACAAGTCACCCCCTGCAAACGCTCCAAGTTGGACTCTGCGGAGGAATCCGGGAGATCACACTTTACGTTGGACCCGCAGGTTCTCTGTCGGACCTTCACTCCGCGGGACGGCCCCTCGGCGGGGGCGTGTCCATGGGGGCGGATCGATTGTCTGGACATCAGGCAGTGTGGGTCCGACTCCCTCAGAGTGCTGAACTCGGCTCTGCCCACATTCTTCTGCCTTCGCTCTCTGACTCTCCACAGCTTCT TGACCTTCAGAGACTCGGATGTGTTGTCGTTGGCCAAAGCCCTGAAGCAGCTGTCGGACAGCTCCCACAGCTCTCTGGCCGACCTGAGCGTCAGCGTCCTGCCGTGCACGTGGCTCGTGGAGGTCCTGCTGGATGCGAGCCCCAACCTCACCTCCCTGACCGCCGAGATCCAGACTCTGATGTGGGGGCAGCGCCTCCTACCGCAGCGCCCAAGAGCCGCGGGGTCGGGCATCTCAG CAGAGCGGCTGCCCCTGGAGAAGCTGGACATCAAAGTGGCCGAGCTGCAGACAGATCTGCGCTTCGTCACGTCCGTGCTGAGACGCTGTCCACAGTTCACCTCGCTTCGCCTCGCCGGGATCCGATTACCAAGCGGCTCCTCTCTAAGCCAACTCTTTACCACTCTCTCAG AGTCCAATCCCCTCTTGAGGAGTCTCAACTTGGAGGACCTGAAgctgtctgattgtctccctgAGATCCTGAATCTATTGACAGACTGCAAGTTGGAAG AGCTGCGCTTTAATGACTGCCGCCTCCTGGAGCAGTGGAGCAACAAGGAGGAGAGCCTCCAGCGGCTGGTGGAGGCTCTGAAGGCGGTGCCCTCCCTCCACGCGCTCAGCCTGGCTCAGAATCGTCTGG CCAAGAACGTGTGTGTGCTGGCCGAGCTGTTTTCAGGACCGGCGCCGGGCTCCGTGAAGCGGCTGGACGTCAG TTCCAACTTCATCCAGCCTGCCGAGCTGCTGGAGTTTGCCAAGAGATTGAGGACCCATCGTCCACCACACCGGCTGACCCTTGACCTCAGGGTAAACCCAGGGGACCGAGACCCCGACACGTGGAACGCCGCCCTGAAGAGGCTTCGTCCGTTCTGTGTTCTACTGGTTAAAGGATGGAGCTCCACTGACACGATGGCTGACCACATCAGCAATATGTGA
- the lrrc41 gene encoding uncharacterized protein lrrc41 isoform X3 encodes MAISAKEAALSLKNICFQGVRKHFAAVGVEAVLGLPTPLIRDLLPHLTVCQLDELQPALNQRGLSTHPGWISVLQDMCGPNHVTDFDTEEEAKHEVMRMLFTLVFYGFTNPFVKRNIANLNTPSFLWAAAKCIKHFLLTTPVESLTAERRPLLNLLEKRIWSVGVSQSIDISKRRTQTALYVLHRLLDHGVAKKIVVHVQCPIVLAWILHGRGSQYVNPDLKELLESKKASCVSQTASASADGAGGGSGLGTGAPEEQVTPCKRSKLDSAEESGRSHFTLDPQVLCRTFTPRDGPSAGACPWGRIDCLDIRQCGSDSLRVLNSALPTFFCLRSLTLHSFLTFRDSDVLSLAKALKQLSDSSHSSLADLSVSVLPCTWLVEVLLDASPNLTSLTAEIQTLMWGQRLLPQRPRAAGSGISERLPLEKLDIKVAELQTDLRFVTSVLRRCPQFTSLRLAGIRLPSGSSLSQLFTTLSESNPLLRSLNLEDLKLSDCLPEILNLLTDCKLEELRFNDCRLLEQWSNKEESLQRLVEALKAVPSLHALSLAQNRLAKNVCVLAELFSGPAPGSVKRLDVSSNFIQPAELLEFAKRLRTHRPPHRLTLDLRVNPGDRDPDTWNAALKRLRPFCVLLVKGWSSTDTMADHISNM; translated from the exons ATGGCCATCAGTGCGAAGGAGGCAGCCTTGAGTCTGAAGAATATATGTTTCCAAGGTGTCAGGAAACATTTCGCCGCTGTGGGCGTCGAGGCTGTTCTCG GTCTTCCAACGCCTCTCATTAGGGACCTCCTCCCTCATCTGACAGTATGTCAGCTGGATGAGCTCCAGCCTGCCCTCAACCAGAGAG GGTTGTCAACTCACCCCGGGTGGATTAGCGTCCTACAGGACATGTGTGGACCTAACCAC GTAACGGACTttgacacagaagaggaggccAAACACGAAGTAATGAGGATGCTTTTCACTCTCGTGTTCTACGGCTTCACCAACCCCTTCGTCAAAAGGAACATTGCCAATTTGAACACGCCGTCCTTCCTGTGGGCGGCAGCGAAATGCATCAAACATTTTCTGCTCACTACGCCAGTTGAGAGTTTAACCGCCGAGCGGCGACCTCTCCTGAACCTCCTAGAGAAGCGTATCTGGAGCGTTGGCGTGTCTCAGAGCATCGACATATCAAAGAGGAGAACCCAAACTGCGTTGTACGTCCTCCATCGCTTGCTGGACCACGGGGTGGCCAAGAAAATTGTGGTTCATGTGCAGTGTCCCATAGTGCTGGCCTGGATCCTGCACGGCAGGGGATCTCAGTATGTAAATCCGGATCTCAAGGAGCTACTGGAGAGCAAAAAGGCGAGCTGTGTGTCACAAACCGCTTCAGCCAGTGCAGACGGGGCCGGCGGCGGTTCCGGCCTTGGGACCGGGGCGCCGGAGGAACAAGTCACCCCCTGCAAACGCTCCAAGTTGGACTCTGCGGAGGAATCCGGGAGATCACACTTTACGTTGGACCCGCAGGTTCTCTGTCGGACCTTCACTCCGCGGGACGGCCCCTCGGCGGGGGCGTGTCCATGGGGGCGGATCGATTGTCTGGACATCAGGCAGTGTGGGTCCGACTCCCTCAGAGTGCTGAACTCGGCTCTGCCCACATTCTTCTGCCTTCGCTCTCTGACTCTCCACAGCTTCT TGACCTTCAGAGACTCGGATGTGTTGTCGTTGGCCAAAGCCCTGAAGCAGCTGTCGGACAGCTCCCACAGCTCTCTGGCCGACCTGAGCGTCAGCGTCCTGCCGTGCACGTGGCTCGTGGAGGTCCTGCTGGATGCGAGCCCCAACCTCACCTCCCTGACCGCCGAGATCCAGACTCTGATGTGGGGGCAGCGCCTCCTACCGCAGCGCCCAAGAGCCGCGGGGTCGGGCATCTCAG AGCGGCTGCCCCTGGAGAAGCTGGACATCAAAGTGGCCGAGCTGCAGACAGATCTGCGCTTCGTCACGTCCGTGCTGAGACGCTGTCCACAGTTCACCTCGCTTCGCCTCGCCGGGATCCGATTACCAAGCGGCTCCTCTCTAAGCCAACTCTTTACCACTCTCTCAG AGTCCAATCCCCTCTTGAGGAGTCTCAACTTGGAGGACCTGAAgctgtctgattgtctccctgAGATCCTGAATCTATTGACAGACTGCAAGTTGGAAG AGCTGCGCTTTAATGACTGCCGCCTCCTGGAGCAGTGGAGCAACAAGGAGGAGAGCCTCCAGCGGCTGGTGGAGGCTCTGAAGGCGGTGCCCTCCCTCCACGCGCTCAGCCTGGCTCAGAATCGTCTGG CCAAGAACGTGTGTGTGCTGGCCGAGCTGTTTTCAGGACCGGCGCCGGGCTCCGTGAAGCGGCTGGACGTCAG TTCCAACTTCATCCAGCCTGCCGAGCTGCTGGAGTTTGCCAAGAGATTGAGGACCCATCGTCCACCACACCGGCTGACCCTTGACCTCAGGGTAAACCCAGGGGACCGAGACCCCGACACGTGGAACGCCGCCCTGAAGAGGCTTCGTCCGTTCTGTGTTCTACTGGTTAAAGGATGGAGCTCCACTGACACGATGGCTGACCACATCAGCAATATGTGA